The Sphingosinicella humi genome has a window encoding:
- a CDS encoding TonB-dependent receptor domain-containing protein gives MRNIAAFGSLLLLSTALIAPAALAQTVDAAPEPAAEVPPVEPVEEEIEISGPGAPAAAADIVVVGRNIPNAIRRTPEVISVLSTADIARTGEGDIAGALKRITGLSVVGGRFVYVRGLGERYSLALLNGSPLPSPEPLRRVVPLDIFPTDVIASSVVQKSYSVNYPGEFGGGVVNLTTKSMPDEAFLTIGGSLGFDTETTGELGYTYYGGDTDWTGFDDGTRDIPAGLAAAMDSGNLIVIGPNFSEEQVKGFTASLVNAPTTLIQRNNDIPINGSLNVSAGKSWDIGSSRFGVIAAAGWDNKWQTKGGLQQLAGGIAIGDDGSEILKPDQDFRFLSTENRIVVNGLLGLGLEFGEHALRWTNLYIRDTIKEARIQTGTDQINVGDDLLNIGNTAWFERQLIDTQLVGEFDWDPVSLDIRGTYANSQRESPYERTISYRFNNVANDFVNDLRSNGEYARIAFSDLSDNVYSGSADLAYELPTTRAITASAGLSYFKNDRSAERREFRYTPLDALPFLVTQQRPDYLLSDYNVHTWDIVLTDVSSAAGVAAYEADLEVFGAYAQVEAELVPTLRLQAGVRFEDGKQSVTPIDLFGLGGANVVPTEVENSYWLPAATLTWNFAEDMQFRLHASKTIARPQFRELAPQQYLDTETDRTFFGNQFLTDSELFNAEARYEYYFGPDQRVSLAGFYKKIDRPIEAVAFEQGGTFFTTFANAPEATLVGGEIEVQKYVPLDMVSSSDFFAARRLVLIGNYTFTDSDIKVGPNDTTIPIGSGGMPVQATNLFADGSRLTGQSRHLANLQIGLENQDRLSQQTLMLTYASRRVTNRGPSGQPDLIEEPGFRLDFVAREGIRLLGADMELKFEARNLLGENYEEYQTLNGSRIDTNSYDLGRVFSLGLGMTF, from the coding sequence ATGAGGAATATCGCCGCCTTCGGGAGCCTGCTGCTCCTGTCCACCGCCCTCATCGCGCCGGCCGCGCTCGCCCAGACGGTCGACGCCGCACCCGAGCCCGCCGCGGAAGTTCCGCCGGTGGAGCCGGTCGAGGAAGAGATCGAGATATCGGGACCGGGTGCTCCGGCGGCTGCGGCCGACATCGTCGTCGTGGGGCGCAACATCCCCAATGCGATCCGCCGCACCCCGGAAGTCATCTCGGTCCTGTCGACGGCAGATATCGCGCGGACGGGCGAGGGCGACATCGCCGGCGCCCTCAAGCGGATCACCGGCCTCAGCGTCGTCGGCGGCCGTTTCGTCTATGTGCGCGGCCTCGGCGAGCGCTATTCGCTGGCGCTTCTCAACGGCTCGCCGCTGCCGTCGCCCGAGCCGCTGCGGCGGGTCGTGCCGCTCGACATCTTCCCGACGGACGTGATCGCCAGCTCGGTCGTGCAGAAGAGCTATTCGGTCAATTATCCGGGCGAGTTCGGCGGCGGCGTCGTCAACCTCACCACCAAGTCGATGCCGGACGAAGCCTTCCTCACCATCGGCGGCAGCCTCGGCTTCGACACCGAGACGACCGGCGAGCTCGGCTACACCTATTATGGCGGCGATACCGACTGGACCGGCTTCGACGACGGCACGCGCGACATTCCCGCCGGCCTCGCCGCGGCGATGGACAGCGGCAATCTGATCGTCATCGGCCCCAATTTCAGCGAGGAGCAGGTCAAGGGCTTCACCGCCAGCCTGGTGAATGCCCCCACCACGCTTATCCAGCGCAACAATGACATTCCAATCAACGGCAGCCTCAACGTCAGCGCCGGCAAGAGCTGGGACATCGGCTCCAGCCGCTTCGGCGTCATCGCGGCGGCGGGCTGGGACAATAAGTGGCAGACCAAGGGCGGGCTTCAGCAGCTCGCCGGCGGCATCGCGATCGGCGACGACGGCAGCGAGATACTGAAGCCGGACCAGGATTTCCGCTTCCTTTCGACCGAGAACCGAATCGTCGTGAACGGCCTGCTTGGCCTCGGCCTCGAGTTCGGCGAGCATGCGCTGCGCTGGACCAATCTCTATATTCGCGACACGATCAAGGAAGCGCGCATCCAGACCGGCACCGACCAGATCAACGTCGGCGACGACCTGCTCAACATCGGCAACACCGCCTGGTTCGAGCGGCAGCTGATCGACACCCAGCTGGTCGGCGAGTTCGACTGGGATCCGGTGAGCCTCGACATCCGCGGCACCTACGCCAACTCGCAGCGCGAGTCGCCGTACGAGCGGACGATCAGCTACCGTTTCAACAATGTTGCCAACGACTTCGTGAACGATCTTCGCTCCAACGGCGAATATGCGCGCATCGCTTTCAGCGACCTTAGCGACAATGTCTATTCGGGGTCGGCCGACCTCGCCTATGAGCTGCCGACGACGCGGGCGATCACGGCCTCGGCGGGCCTCTCCTACTTTAAGAACGATCGCTCGGCCGAACGGCGGGAGTTCCGCTACACGCCGCTCGACGCGCTGCCTTTCCTGGTGACGCAGCAGCGGCCGGACTATCTTCTGTCCGATTACAACGTCCACACCTGGGATATCGTCCTCACCGACGTCTCCAGCGCCGCCGGCGTCGCGGCCTATGAGGCCGATCTCGAGGTTTTCGGTGCCTATGCCCAGGTCGAGGCGGAACTGGTGCCGACCTTGCGGCTGCAAGCCGGCGTCCGCTTCGAAGACGGCAAGCAGAGCGTGACGCCGATCGACCTGTTCGGCCTGGGCGGCGCCAATGTCGTTCCGACCGAGGTCGAGAACAGCTATTGGCTGCCGGCGGCGACGCTCACCTGGAATTTCGCCGAGGACATGCAGTTCCGGCTGCACGCCTCCAAGACGATCGCCCGCCCGCAGTTCCGCGAGCTGGCGCCGCAGCAATATCTGGACACCGAGACGGACCGCACCTTCTTCGGCAACCAGTTCCTGACCGACAGCGAACTGTTCAACGCCGAGGCGCGCTACGAATATTATTTCGGACCTGACCAGCGCGTCAGCCTCGCCGGCTTCTACAAGAAGATCGACCGGCCGATCGAGGCGGTTGCGTTCGAGCAGGGCGGCACCTTCTTCACCACCTTCGCCAACGCGCCTGAGGCGACGCTGGTCGGCGGCGAGATCGAGGTGCAGAAATATGTGCCGCTCGACATGGTCTCGAGCAGCGATTTCTTCGCCGCCAGGCGGCTGGTGCTGATCGGCAACTACACCTTCACCGATTCCGACATAAAGGTGGGACCGAACGACACGACCATCCCGATCGGAAGCGGGGGCATGCCGGTGCAGGCGACCAATCTCTTCGCCGACGGATCGCGGCTGACCGGCCAGTCCAGGCATCTCGCCAACCTCCAGATCGGCCTCGAGAACCAGGACCGCCTGTCGCAGCAGACGCTGATGCTGACCTATGCCAGCCGGCGCGTCACCAATCGGGGGCCCTCGGGCCAGCCGGACCTGATCGAGGAGCCGGGGTTCCGCCTCGATTTCGTGGCTCGCGAAGGCATCCGACTGCTGGGCGCCGACATGGAGCTGAAGTTCGAGGCGCGGAACCTTCTCGGTGAGAATTACGAGGAGTATCAGACGCTCAACGGCAGCCGCATCGACACCAACAGCTACGATCTCGGCCGCGTGTTCAGCCTGGGTCTAGGTATGACGTTCTAA
- a CDS encoding PDZ domain-containing protein: protein MGPIATCLADLNPRERRFLVAGAAALLAFLLYLFVPTGGPTSAPEEPRDESPPPVPAFHQPSSGAAPPAPPPLPPAASLSGLVLRGVLGGGPRGGTAIIGFPDGSQRSVPVGRQVLPGVTLKAVALRHVILATSAGESRLEFDKAAREIAPTAVAAAASEANPDRRRETLEFRTGLMPLKEDGRIKGFAIRPGAQLAIFQRAGLKPGDVIVSINGQAFRSEEKVLELSAELASARTIEIAFIRAGRRMTGKVEQNSSQR, encoded by the coding sequence ATGGGACCGATCGCCACATGCCTTGCCGACCTCAATCCGCGCGAGCGCCGCTTCCTCGTCGCCGGCGCGGCGGCGCTGCTGGCTTTCCTCCTTTATCTGTTCGTGCCGACCGGCGGACCGACCTCGGCGCCAGAAGAGCCGAGAGACGAGTCGCCTCCGCCCGTACCGGCCTTTCATCAACCGTCTTCCGGAGCGGCACCGCCGGCGCCGCCCCCGCTCCCGCCTGCCGCATCCTTGTCCGGCCTCGTGCTGCGCGGCGTGCTGGGCGGCGGTCCGAGGGGCGGGACCGCGATCATCGGCTTTCCGGACGGCAGCCAGCGATCGGTCCCGGTCGGCCGGCAGGTCTTGCCGGGCGTCACGCTGAAGGCGGTCGCCTTGCGGCACGTCATCCTCGCCACGTCCGCAGGCGAGAGCCGCCTGGAGTTCGACAAGGCAGCACGAGAGATCGCCCCGACCGCGGTGGCGGCGGCGGCGAGCGAGGCGAACCCGGATCGGCGGCGGGAGACGCTGGAGTTCCGGACCGGCCTGATGCCGCTGAAGGAAGATGGCCGGATCAAGGGCTTCGCGATTCGCCCGGGCGCCCAACTCGCCATTTTTCAGCGGGCGGGGCTGAAGCCGGGCGACGTGATCGTCAGCATCAACGGCCAGGCCTTCAGGAGCGAGGAGAAGGTGCTGGAACTGTCGGCCGAACTCGCCAGCGCCCGCACGATCGAGATCGCCTTCATCCGCGCTGGCCGGAGGATGACTGGAAAGGTCGAGCAGAACAGCAGTCAGCGTTAA
- a CDS encoding prepilin peptidase yields MSLLLTALAGLGFGAIVGSFLAVILIRWPQGRSVLGGRSSCDSCGEALGPAELVPILSYYLQRGRCRRCGAAIDSRHVAVEIAAAAIGLVATLAHPLPLALATALLGWWLLLIALIDLEHQWLPDKLTLPLLPAGWGVAWIGMGPALQDRLIGAAIGYLILWLVAVIYKRLRGWEGLGGGDPKLLAAIGAWLGWQQLPIVLLGAGLLGLAAVLTQWLRGEKVTGTDRLPLGTLMAIAAWPIWLLIAR; encoded by the coding sequence TTGAGCCTTCTCCTGACGGCGCTCGCCGGGCTGGGGTTCGGCGCCATCGTCGGCAGCTTCCTGGCCGTCATCCTCATCCGCTGGCCGCAAGGGCGCTCGGTCCTCGGCGGCCGATCGAGCTGCGACAGCTGTGGAGAAGCGCTGGGGCCGGCTGAGCTCGTGCCGATCCTGTCCTACTATCTTCAGCGGGGACGCTGCCGCCGGTGCGGCGCCGCGATCGACTCTCGCCACGTCGCCGTCGAGATCGCCGCCGCCGCGATCGGCCTGGTCGCCACGCTGGCGCATCCGCTCCCGCTGGCCCTGGCAACGGCGCTGCTCGGCTGGTGGCTGCTGCTGATCGCGCTCATCGATCTCGAGCATCAGTGGCTGCCGGACAAGCTGACCCTGCCGCTGCTGCCGGCGGGCTGGGGCGTCGCCTGGATCGGCATGGGCCCCGCGCTCCAGGACCGGCTGATCGGCGCGGCCATCGGCTATCTGATCCTCTGGCTCGTCGCGGTGATCTACAAGCGCCTGAGGGGCTGGGAGGGCCTCGGCGGCGGCGATCCCAAGCTGCTGGCGGCGATCGGCGCCTGGCTGGGGTGGCAGCAGCTTCCCATCGTGCTGCTGGGAGCGGGGCTGCTCGGGCTTGCCGCCGTGCTGACCCAATGGCTGAGGGGCGAGAAGGTGACTGGGACCGACCGCCTGCCGCTCGGCACGCTGATGGCCATCGCCGCCTGGCCGATCTGGCTGCTGATCGCGCGCTGA
- a CDS encoding HpcH/HpaI aldolase/citrate lyase family protein encodes MRLRSLLFVPGDRPDRMEKALGAGADALILDLEDAVAPERKAEARDAVLAFLARDRTVPLFVRINPLDTELANEDLIVVRERPEGIVLPKCESFEDVRRLEMRLDFAGVFYEQNPLVLPIATETPAAIFGLGSYAEVSERLAGLTWGAEDLPAAIGAATSREEDGRYTPPYELARSLCLFGAAAAGVAPIETVYPAFRDLDGLAAYAARARRDGFTGMMAIHPAQVAVINEAFTPSEAEIAHARAVVAAFEANPGAGALSLDGRMIDRPHLVQARRTLAAAD; translated from the coding sequence ATGAGGCTCCGCTCGCTGCTCTTCGTGCCGGGCGATCGGCCGGATCGGATGGAGAAGGCGCTGGGCGCCGGCGCGGATGCCTTGATTCTGGACCTGGAGGACGCCGTCGCTCCCGAGCGGAAGGCGGAGGCGCGCGACGCGGTGCTCGCCTTTCTCGCCCGCGACCGAACTGTGCCCCTGTTCGTGCGGATCAATCCGCTGGATACCGAGCTTGCCAACGAAGACCTGATTGTCGTTCGTGAGAGGCCCGAGGGAATCGTTCTTCCGAAATGCGAAAGCTTCGAAGACGTGAGGCGGCTGGAGATGCGTCTCGACTTTGCAGGAGTCTTCTACGAACAGAATCCTCTGGTCCTTCCGATCGCGACCGAAACTCCGGCGGCGATTTTCGGGCTGGGTTCCTACGCCGAAGTGTCTGAGCGCCTCGCCGGCCTCACCTGGGGCGCGGAGGATTTGCCGGCTGCTATCGGCGCGGCGACGTCGCGCGAGGAGGATGGGCGCTATACGCCGCCTTACGAGCTTGCGCGCTCGCTCTGCCTGTTCGGCGCGGCGGCGGCGGGGGTGGCGCCGATCGAGACGGTCTATCCGGCCTTTCGTGACCTGGACGGGCTGGCCGCCTATGCCGCCCGGGCGCGGCGGGACGGCTTCACCGGCATGATGGCGATCCATCCGGCGCAGGTGGCGGTGATCAACGAGGCGTTCACGCCGTCCGAGGCCGAGATCGCCCATGCGCGCGCGGTCGTGGCGGCGTTCGAGGCGAATCCGGGCGCCGGGGCGCTGTCGCTCGACGGCCGGATGATCGACCGCCCCCATCTCGTCCAGGCGCGGCGCACGCTCGCCGCCGCGGATTGA
- a CDS encoding MaoC family dehydratase — protein sequence MPGRYFDEWTVGDRLEHQPHRTVTETDNLLISTLTHNPQPLHIDAEYAGATEFGRIVVNGTFTFALMVGLSVGDTTLGTLVANLGYDKVRMPKPVFIGDTLRAETEVIGLKDSSSRPEAGIVTFEHRMLNQRDEVVCVCERTALMQRRAG from the coding sequence ATGCCTGGCCGCTATTTCGACGAATGGACCGTCGGCGATCGGCTGGAGCATCAGCCGCATCGCACGGTGACGGAGACGGACAACCTTCTCATCTCTACGCTCACCCACAATCCGCAGCCGCTGCATATCGACGCGGAATATGCGGGCGCGACCGAGTTTGGGCGGATCGTCGTCAACGGCACTTTCACCTTCGCGTTGATGGTGGGGCTGTCGGTGGGGGACACGACGTTGGGGACGCTGGTGGCCAATCTCGGCTACGACAAGGTGCGGATGCCCAAGCCGGTGTTCATCGGCGACACGCTCCGGGCGGAGACGGAGGTGATCGGCCTCAAGGATTCCAGTTCGCGGCCCGAGGCGGGGATCGTGACCTTCGAGCACCGGATGCTGAACCAGCGAGATGAAGTCGTCTGCGTCTGCGAGCGGACGGCCTTGATGCAGCGGAGGGCGGGGTGA
- a CDS encoding acetyl/propionyl/methylcrotonyl-CoA carboxylase subunit alpha: MIRSLLIANRGEIACRIIRTARRLDIRTIAVFSDADRQALHVREADEAVHIGASPARESYLVGEKILVAAKAAGAAAVHPGYGFLSENAEFAEAVMEAGLVWVGPSPASIRAMGLKDAAKRLMDEAGVPTTPGYLGDDQAPDRLKAEADAIGYPVLIKAVAGGGGKGMRKVNAASEFADMLTSCKREAAASFGDDKVLIEKYIERPRHIEVQVFGDSHGNVVHLFERDCSLQRRHQKVIEEAPAPGMDEATRAAVCEAAVKAARAVDYVGAGTIEFIADASQGLRADRIWFMEMNTRLQVEHPVTEEITGQDLVEWQLRVASGEPLPKRQEELSIDGWAMEARLYAEDPAQEFLPSTGRLDHFVLGRGIRVDTGVEEGDRISPYYDPMIAKLIAHGRTRDEAIEALVETLEQVEVWPVKTNAAFLARAAADADFRAGEVDTAFIPARLDSLVPDSMPPEGVWNMAAEAVLASDFGGPSDAADPWRALQGFRANAEADWRVALRHGGETRTIAVSEDAELAGVATASGDTMLVFAEGQAFAFKLPGAGGGAAGGAASDGSLLSPMPGRVIAVDARQGDKVMKGQKLVTLEAMKMEHSLVAPFDGIVAELNAAEGAQVTEGTMLVRVEKGE, from the coding sequence GTGATCCGCTCCCTCCTCATCGCTAACCGGGGCGAGATCGCATGCCGGATCATTCGCACCGCGCGCCGCCTCGACATTCGCACCATCGCCGTTTTCTCCGACGCGGACCGGCAGGCGCTGCATGTGCGGGAGGCGGATGAGGCGGTGCATATTGGGGCTTCGCCGGCGCGCGAGAGCTATCTGGTGGGGGAGAAGATACTCGTCGCCGCCAAGGCCGCGGGGGCGGCGGCGGTGCATCCGGGTTATGGGTTTCTGTCGGAGAATGCCGAGTTCGCCGAGGCGGTGATGGAGGCGGGGCTGGTCTGGGTGGGACCGAGCCCGGCGAGCATTCGGGCGATGGGGCTGAAGGATGCGGCCAAGAGGTTGATGGACGAGGCTGGTGTGCCGACGACGCCCGGCTATCTGGGCGACGATCAGGCGCCGGATCGGCTGAAGGCGGAGGCCGACGCGATCGGCTATCCGGTGCTGATCAAGGCCGTGGCGGGCGGCGGCGGCAAGGGGATGCGCAAGGTCAACGCCGCGTCCGAGTTCGCCGACATGCTGACGAGCTGCAAGCGCGAGGCGGCGGCGTCCTTCGGCGACGACAAGGTGCTGATCGAGAAATATATCGAACGCCCGCGCCATATCGAGGTGCAGGTGTTCGGGGACAGCCATGGCAATGTCGTCCACCTGTTCGAGCGCGACTGCTCCCTCCAGCGGCGCCACCAGAAGGTGATCGAGGAAGCGCCGGCGCCGGGCATGGACGAGGCGACACGCGCCGCCGTCTGCGAGGCGGCGGTGAAGGCGGCGCGGGCGGTCGATTATGTCGGCGCCGGGACGATCGAGTTCATCGCCGATGCCTCCCAAGGCCTCCGCGCCGACCGCATCTGGTTCATGGAGATGAACACGCGGCTCCAGGTCGAACATCCGGTGACCGAGGAGATTACCGGGCAGGACCTCGTTGAGTGGCAGCTTCGGGTGGCGAGCGGCGAGCCTCTGCCGAAGCGGCAGGAGGAGCTTTCGATCGACGGTTGGGCGATGGAGGCGCGGCTCTATGCCGAAGACCCGGCGCAGGAGTTTCTGCCCTCGACCGGGCGGCTCGACCATTTCGTGCTGGGGCGCGGCATTCGCGTCGATACGGGCGTCGAGGAAGGCGACCGGATCAGCCCCTATTACGACCCGATGATCGCCAAGCTGATCGCCCATGGCCGGACCCGGGATGAGGCCATCGAGGCATTGGTCGAAACGCTGGAGCAGGTCGAGGTCTGGCCGGTGAAGACCAATGCCGCCTTCCTGGCCCGCGCGGCGGCGGACGCCGATTTCCGGGCCGGGGAGGTGGACACCGCCTTCATTCCGGCGCGGCTCGACAGCCTGGTTCCCGACTCCATGCCGCCCGAAGGCGTCTGGAACATGGCGGCGGAAGCGGTGCTGGCGTCGGACTTCGGCGGGCCGTCGGATGCGGCCGATCCGTGGCGGGCGTTGCAGGGATTCAGGGCCAATGCCGAGGCGGATTGGCGGGTGGCGCTGCGCCATGGGGGCGAGACGCGGACGATCGCGGTTTCCGAGGATGCGGAGCTGGCCGGCGTCGCGACGGCGAGCGGGGACACGATGCTGGTGTTCGCGGAGGGCCAGGCTTTCGCCTTCAAGCTGCCCGGCGCGGGTGGGGGAGCAGCGGGCGGCGCGGCTTCGGATGGTTCGCTGCTGTCTCCGATGCCGGGGCGCGTGATCGCCGTTGATGCGCGGCAGGGGGACAAGGTCATGAAGGGCCAAAAGCTGGTGACCCTGGAAGCGATGAAGATGGAGCATAGCCTCGTCGCCCCCTTCGATGGCATTGTCGCGGAGCTGAATGCGGCCGAGGGCGCGCAGGTGACGGAGGGGACGATGCTGGTGCGGGTGGAGAAGGGGGAGTGA
- a CDS encoding endonuclease domain-containing protein has translation MVESRPQNPPRNGEGDQPKAGGGADADSQAALRPHHHAAPRRGPPPRSGEERRRVKHRTVGASDETVKRARQLRKEMSLPEVLLWRELRQRPEGFKFRKQFPQNPYVLDFACLETRLGIEVDGEAHDRGDRPARDERRDAYLQELGFTVMRVPAREVLKNLEGVVLGIVEQCRRLRPLHQPSAGPPPRSGEDFS, from the coding sequence ATGGTGGAGTCGAGGCCTCAAAATCCTCCCCGGAACGGGGAGGGGGACCAGCCGAAGGCTGGTGGAGGGGCCGATGCTGACTCACAGGCCGCGCTCCGGCCCCACCACCACGCCGCTCCGCGTCGCGGTCCCCCTCCCCGTTCCGGGGAGGAACGGCGTCGCGTCAAGCACCGAACCGTCGGCGCTTCTGATGAGACGGTGAAGCGCGCACGTCAGTTGCGGAAGGAAATGAGCTTACCGGAAGTGCTGCTGTGGCGTGAGCTTCGGCAGCGGCCGGAGGGCTTCAAGTTTCGAAAGCAGTTTCCTCAGAATCCTTATGTGTTGGACTTCGCCTGTCTGGAGACGCGGCTCGGTATAGAGGTGGATGGCGAGGCGCATGATCGTGGCGATCGGCCGGCGAGGGACGAGAGACGGGACGCGTATTTGCAGGAGCTTGGATTCACAGTGATGCGTGTTCCCGCGCGTGAGGTGTTGAAGAATCTGGAGGGTGTGGTGCTTGGGATCGTCGAGCAGTGTCGTAGGCTTCGGCCCCTCCACCAGCCTTCGGCTGGTCCCCCTCCCCGTTCCGGGGAGGATTTTTCGTGA
- a CDS encoding carboxyl transferase domain-containing protein — protein sequence MTQITSKIDEGSDTFRRYAVHNRVLADDLRARVAEAALGGAEKHRERHVARGKLLPRDRVARLLDPGSPFLEIGQLAACDMYKGEVPGAGMIAGIGRVSGREAMIVCNDATVKGGTYYPMTVKKHLRAQEIALQNRLPSIYLVDSGGANLPHQAEVFPDREHFGRIFYNQAQMSAEGLAQIACVMGSCTAGGAYVPAMSDETVIVKNQGTIFLAGPPLVKAATGEVISAEDLGGGDLHARKSGVVDHLAENDDHALAIVRDIVSRLNSVKAVDLDIAEPVEPKLDPEELYGIIPDDVRTPYDVHEVIGRIVDGSEFHEFKALYGTTLVCGFARIWGMPVAILANNGILFSESALKGAHFIELACQRRTPLLFLQNISGFMVGGKYEAEGIAKNGAKLVTAVATAQVPKITVLIGGSFGAGNYGMCGRAYSPRFLFTWPNSRISVMGGEQAASVLATVHKDAESWTPEEAEAFKAPIRQRYEGEGNPYHATARLWDDGIIDPVQTRDVLGLAFAATLNAPIPERANFGLFRM from the coding sequence GTGACGCAGATCACGTCCAAGATCGACGAGGGCTCCGACACCTTCCGCCGCTATGCCGTGCACAACCGGGTCCTGGCCGACGACCTGCGGGCGCGGGTGGCGGAGGCGGCGCTGGGCGGGGCGGAGAAGCATCGCGAGCGGCATGTGGCGCGGGGCAAGCTGCTGCCGCGAGACCGCGTGGCGCGGCTGCTCGATCCGGGGTCGCCCTTCCTGGAGATCGGGCAACTCGCCGCCTGCGACATGTACAAGGGCGAGGTACCGGGCGCGGGGATGATCGCGGGGATCGGCCGCGTTTCCGGGCGCGAGGCGATGATCGTCTGCAACGACGCCACCGTCAAAGGCGGCACTTACTATCCGATGACGGTGAAGAAGCATCTGCGCGCGCAGGAGATCGCGCTGCAGAACCGGTTGCCGTCCATCTACCTGGTTGATTCCGGCGGCGCCAATTTGCCGCACCAGGCCGAGGTGTTTCCGGACCGCGAGCATTTCGGGCGCATCTTCTACAACCAGGCGCAGATGTCGGCGGAGGGGCTGGCCCAGATCGCCTGCGTGATGGGAAGCTGCACGGCGGGCGGCGCCTATGTTCCGGCCATGTCCGACGAGACGGTGATCGTGAAGAACCAGGGCACGATCTTCCTCGCCGGCCCGCCGCTGGTGAAGGCGGCGACGGGCGAGGTCATTTCGGCGGAAGACCTGGGCGGCGGCGACCTCCATGCCCGCAAGTCCGGCGTCGTCGACCACCTCGCCGAGAATGACGATCATGCGCTGGCGATCGTCCGCGATATCGTGTCGCGATTGAACAGTGTGAAGGCCGTCGATCTCGACATCGCCGAGCCGGTGGAGCCGAAGCTCGATCCGGAGGAGCTTTACGGCATCATTCCCGACGATGTGCGCACCCCCTACGACGTGCACGAGGTGATCGGCCGCATCGTCGACGGCTCCGAGTTCCACGAGTTCAAGGCGCTCTATGGCACGACCCTGGTGTGCGGCTTCGCGCGCATCTGGGGCATGCCGGTCGCGATCCTGGCGAATAACGGCATCCTGTTCAGCGAGAGCGCCTTGAAGGGCGCGCATTTCATCGAGCTCGCCTGCCAGCGGCGGACGCCCCTGCTGTTCCTCCAGAACATCTCCGGCTTCATGGTCGGCGGCAAATATGAGGCGGAGGGGATCGCCAAGAACGGCGCCAAGCTGGTGACGGCGGTGGCGACGGCGCAGGTGCCGAAGATCACCGTGCTGATCGGCGGCAGCTTCGGCGCCGGCAATTACGGCATGTGCGGCCGGGCCTATTCGCCGAGGTTCCTCTTCACCTGGCCTAACAGCCGCATTTCCGTCATGGGCGGCGAGCAGGCCGCGAGCGTGCTGGCAACGGTTCACAAGGACGCTGAGAGCTGGACGCCGGAGGAGGCGGAGGCGTTCAAGGCGCCCATTCGGCAGCGCTACGAGGGTGAGGGTAACCCCTACCACGCCACCGCGCGGCTGTGGGATGACGGTATTATCGATCCTGTGCAGACGCGGGACGTGCTGGGGCTGGCGTTCGCGGCGACGCTGAACGCGCCGATCCCGGAGCGGGCCAATTTCGGCCTGTTCCGGATGTGA
- a CDS encoding isovaleryl-CoA dehydrogenase has product MSEFGLDFALGEMADTIRETTRRFAADRIAPLAAKIDEEDWFPKELWPEMGALGLHGITVDEADGGLGLGYLEHVVAQEEVARASASIGLSYGAHSNLCVNQIRRWANAEQKAKYLPKLISGEHVGALAMSEAGAGSDVVGMKLRADRKGDRYLLNGSKFWITNAAYADTLVVYAKTGEGSRGITTFIIEKDMPGFSTGQKLDKMGMRGSPTGELVFNDCEVPEENVMGPENGGVGVLMSGLDYERTVLAGIQLGIMQACLDVVIPYVRERKQFGQPIGSFQLMQAKIADMYVALNSARAYVYAVARACDAGKTTRFDAAGAILLASENAVRTSLEAIQALGGAGYTKDWPVERYARDAKLLDIGAGTNEIRRMLIGRELIGA; this is encoded by the coding sequence ATGTCCGAATTCGGGCTCGATTTCGCGCTCGGCGAGATGGCCGATACCATCCGCGAGACTACCCGCCGCTTCGCCGCCGACAGGATCGCGCCGCTGGCCGCGAAGATCGACGAGGAGGACTGGTTCCCCAAGGAGCTGTGGCCGGAGATGGGGGCGCTGGGGCTTCATGGCATCACGGTCGACGAAGCGGATGGCGGTCTCGGACTTGGCTATCTGGAGCATGTCGTCGCGCAGGAGGAAGTGGCGCGGGCCTCGGCCTCGATCGGCCTCAGCTACGGCGCGCATTCGAACCTCTGCGTCAACCAGATACGGCGGTGGGCCAATGCCGAGCAGAAGGCGAAATATCTGCCCAAGCTGATCTCGGGCGAGCATGTCGGGGCGCTCGCGATGAGCGAGGCGGGGGCCGGATCGGACGTAGTCGGCATGAAGCTTCGCGCCGATCGGAAGGGCGATCGCTACCTCCTCAACGGCAGCAAATTCTGGATCACCAACGCGGCCTATGCCGACACGCTGGTCGTCTATGCCAAGACCGGCGAGGGGAGCCGGGGCATCACCACCTTCATCATCGAGAAGGACATGCCCGGCTTCTCTACGGGTCAGAAGCTCGACAAGATGGGCATGCGCGGCTCGCCGACGGGGGAGCTGGTCTTCAACGACTGCGAGGTGCCGGAAGAGAATGTGATGGGGCCGGAAAATGGCGGCGTCGGGGTGCTGATGTCCGGGCTCGATTATGAGCGCACGGTGCTCGCCGGCATCCAGCTCGGCATCATGCAGGCGTGCCTGGACGTCGTCATTCCCTATGTGCGGGAGCGCAAGCAGTTCGGGCAGCCGATCGGCAGCTTCCAGCTGATGCAGGCCAAGATCGCGGACATGTACGTCGCGCTGAATTCGGCCCGGGCCTATGTCTATGCGGTGGCCAGGGCGTGCGATGCGGGCAAGACCACGCGGTTCGACGCGGCGGGCGCCATTCTGCTGGCGAGCGAGAATGCGGTGCGGACGAGCCTGGAGGCGATCCAGGCCTTGGGCGGTGCCGGATATACGAAGGACTGGCCGGTGGAGCGTTATGCCCGTGACGCCAAGCTGCTCGATATCGGCGCGGGGACGAACGAGATCAGGCGGATGCTGATCGGGCGGGAATTGATCGGCGCATGA